A genomic segment from Desulfonatronum lacustre DSM 10312 encodes:
- a CDS encoding CarD family transcriptional regulator, which yields MFSVNDLVVYPAQGVGKIEKIESQEIGGCPTNLYIIRILNNNVMVMVPVHNAVNVGLRALCTSEQGEDMLGYIRDRSDFTGYTGQNWNRRYREYSEKLKSENLRDVAYVLKELILIGKDKELSFGERRLLEQALHLITTELAFCLDSTPADIRTKIYSFFEDILKPAEEDQSTEPEQEEK from the coding sequence GTGTTCTCGGTTAACGACTTGGTAGTTTACCCGGCACAAGGTGTTGGAAAAATCGAGAAAATCGAAAGTCAGGAAATCGGTGGTTGTCCGACGAACCTGTACATTATTCGTATCTTGAACAACAATGTCATGGTCATGGTTCCCGTGCACAACGCCGTGAACGTCGGCCTTCGCGCCTTATGCACCAGCGAGCAGGGCGAAGATATGTTGGGATATATCCGGGACCGATCCGACTTTACCGGATACACGGGTCAAAACTGGAACCGAAGATACCGCGAATACTCGGAAAAACTAAAAAGTGAAAACCTCCGGGATGTTGCCTATGTCCTCAAGGAACTGATCCTGATCGGCAAGGACAAGGAGCTGTCCTTCGGAGAGCGACGCCTACTGGAACAAGCTTTGCATTTAATTACCACGGAACTGGCTTTTTGTCTGGACAGCACTCCGGCCGACATCCGCACCAAAATCTATTCTTTTTTTGAAGACATTCTCAAGCCCGCTGAAGAGGATCAAAGCACCGAGCCGGAGCAGGAGGAAAAGTGA
- the yajC gene encoding preprotein translocase subunit YajC, with amino-acid sequence MIFEPSLAYAMGTSGAEAQGNPITAFVPLIVMFAIFYFLLIRPQQKKAKQHREVLTNLKKGDRVLTAGGLYGRIHSINDDMLTLEIADNVKIQANRNYIAGLAETDVKPVSRDPK; translated from the coding sequence ATGATTTTTGAACCAAGCTTGGCCTACGCCATGGGAACCTCCGGGGCCGAAGCCCAGGGCAATCCGATCACCGCGTTCGTTCCGTTGATCGTCATGTTCGCGATCTTTTACTTTCTGCTTATCCGTCCCCAACAGAAAAAAGCCAAGCAGCACCGCGAAGTCCTCACCAACCTCAAGAAAGGCGACCGCGTCCTGACCGCCGGAGGTCTTTACGGACGCATCCACTCCATCAATGACGACATGCTGACCCTTGAAATCGCCGACAACGTCAAGATCCAGGCCAACCGCAACTACATCGCCGGCCTCGCCGAGACGGACGTCAAACCGGTCAGTCGGGACCCCAAATAA
- the secD gene encoding protein translocase subunit SecD codes for MKMSLRIRIVLAVIGLLLGGLYALPALTNLQGTFLGKVLPESEIRLGLDLRGGMHLTLGVDIPRGVANTMAQFGQDIRSEAQDEGIFILRPQVVNDVKLEFTLARGAQQDDLERMLRNRFDNLQILSKETQEAGQIRYAVGMTQQYRAHVEDLLVEQAIKTIRNRIDQFGVAEPDIRRQADGRIQVQLPGLQDPERAVAIIGQTAHLEFKLVDDQADIDRALRGILPPDAELASMHTRNPDGSVSQTPIVIKRDTLMTGEFITDARVSFDQFNQAYVGLNFNARGSRLFERITGENTGRRLAIVLDGNVHSAPVIQERIAGGRASITGRFTTEEATDLALVLRAGALPAPVHIMEERTVGPSLGRESIERGLQAALIGGALILVFMLVYYSMSGIVANAVLCLNILLVMAGLAAFGATLTLPGIAGIILTIGIAVDANVLIFERIREEIRRGLTPAIAIDEGYSRALKAILDANITTIIAAIVLYQFGTGPIRGFAVTLSLGILASMFTAIFVSRIFFDFWLKWRKPGTPLSI; via the coding sequence ATGAAGATGAGCTTGCGAATACGGATCGTCCTGGCCGTGATCGGCCTTTTGTTGGGCGGCCTGTATGCTTTGCCCGCCCTGACCAACCTCCAGGGTACGTTCTTGGGGAAAGTCCTGCCGGAAAGCGAGATCCGGCTCGGTCTGGACCTGCGGGGCGGGATGCATTTGACGTTGGGCGTCGACATTCCCAGGGGCGTGGCCAACACCATGGCCCAATTCGGCCAGGACATCCGCTCCGAGGCCCAGGATGAAGGCATTTTCATCCTCCGGCCGCAAGTGGTGAACGACGTGAAACTGGAATTCACGCTGGCCCGCGGCGCACAACAGGATGACCTGGAGCGGATGCTCCGCAACCGCTTCGACAACCTGCAGATCCTCTCCAAGGAAACACAGGAAGCGGGGCAGATTCGCTATGCCGTGGGCATGACCCAGCAATACCGGGCCCATGTCGAGGATCTGCTCGTGGAGCAGGCCATCAAGACCATCCGTAACCGCATCGACCAGTTCGGCGTGGCCGAACCGGACATCCGCCGCCAAGCAGACGGACGTATCCAGGTTCAACTGCCCGGCCTTCAGGATCCGGAACGGGCCGTGGCCATCATCGGACAAACCGCCCATCTGGAATTTAAGCTGGTGGACGACCAGGCGGACATCGACCGCGCCTTGCGCGGCATTTTGCCCCCGGATGCGGAACTGGCCTCCATGCACACCCGCAACCCGGACGGCTCGGTTTCCCAAACCCCCATCGTCATCAAGCGGGACACCCTGATGACCGGGGAATTCATCACCGATGCCCGGGTCAGCTTCGATCAGTTCAACCAGGCTTACGTCGGGCTGAACTTCAATGCGCGCGGATCCAGGCTGTTCGAACGGATCACCGGAGAGAACACCGGCCGACGGCTGGCCATCGTCCTGGACGGCAACGTCCATTCCGCGCCGGTGATCCAGGAGCGCATCGCCGGAGGGCGGGCCAGCATTACCGGGCGCTTCACCACCGAGGAAGCCACTGACCTGGCGCTGGTGCTCCGGGCCGGGGCACTGCCCGCCCCGGTGCACATCATGGAAGAGCGCACCGTAGGCCCCTCCCTGGGTCGGGAATCCATTGAGCGCGGCCTGCAAGCGGCCCTGATCGGCGGGGCGCTGATCCTTGTTTTCATGCTTGTCTATTACAGCATGTCCGGAATCGTAGCCAACGCGGTCCTGTGTTTGAACATTTTGCTGGTCATGGCCGGGTTGGCGGCTTTCGGGGCCACCCTGACCCTGCCCGGCATCGCGGGCATCATCCTGACCATCGGTATTGCCGTGGACGCCAACGTGCTGATCTTCGAGCGCATTCGGGAAGAAATACGACGCGGTCTTACCCCTGCCATTGCCATCGACGAAGGCTACAGCCGTGCGCTGAAGGCCATTCTGGACGCCAACATCACCACCATCATCGCGGCCATCGTCCTGTATCAGTTCGGCACCGGGCCGATCCGGGGCTTTGCCGTGACCTTGTCCCTGGGTATTTTGGCGTCCATGTTCACCGCGATTTTCGTCTCGCGGATATTCTTCGATTTCTGGCTGAAATGGCGCAAGCCCGGTACGCCGTTGAGCATATAA
- the secF gene encoding protein translocase subunit SecF, whose amino-acid sequence MGLQIIRPDTRINFLKMRYGAFLISGLLILAGLLSLVVKGGPQLGIDFSGGMIIQIKFDQPVELSRVQQALRDADLPGLGVQRFGTAQDNEFLVRTSSSDLVSDEVRRDIQNSLDQNLAGVGFDIQRLEMVGPRVGADLRAQAMEALFYAILLIAIYISGRFEQRWFPAVIMAAGLTGGIAALRWLGLPMELLVVAALLITIGLCWKLKLSYALGAVVALVHDVFITLGMFSLLNKDLDLAIIAAFLTIIGYSLNDTIIVYDRIRENIRDKVDMTLPKVINLSINQTLSRTILTSGTTLMVVLCLVLLGGGVIHDFALALLIGIAVGTFSSIFIASPILLGLSKIADVDLEAERATDTVAV is encoded by the coding sequence ATGGGACTGCAAATCATTCGTCCGGACACCCGGATCAACTTTTTGAAAATGCGGTATGGGGCCTTCCTCATATCCGGCTTGCTGATTCTGGCCGGCCTCCTTTCCCTGGTCGTCAAGGGCGGGCCCCAACTAGGTATCGACTTTTCCGGCGGCATGATCATTCAGATTAAGTTCGACCAACCGGTGGAGCTGAGCCGCGTCCAGCAGGCCCTCCGGGATGCCGACCTCCCCGGTCTTGGGGTACAGCGCTTCGGCACGGCCCAGGACAATGAGTTCCTCGTGCGGACCTCGTCCTCGGATCTTGTTTCCGACGAGGTCCGCCGGGATATCCAAAACAGTCTGGATCAGAATTTGGCTGGCGTCGGATTCGACATCCAGCGCCTGGAAATGGTCGGCCCACGAGTTGGCGCTGATCTCCGCGCCCAGGCCATGGAAGCGCTGTTCTACGCCATTTTGCTGATAGCGATCTACATCTCAGGCAGATTCGAACAACGCTGGTTCCCAGCCGTGATCATGGCCGCCGGCCTGACCGGGGGTATCGCGGCCCTGCGCTGGCTTGGCCTGCCCATGGAACTGCTGGTGGTAGCTGCGCTACTGATCACCATCGGCCTGTGCTGGAAGCTCAAGCTCTCCTACGCCCTGGGAGCGGTGGTCGCCCTGGTCCACGACGTGTTCATCACCCTGGGAATGTTTTCCCTGCTGAACAAGGATCTGGACCTGGCCATCATCGCCGCCTTTTTGACCATCATCGGCTATTCCCTCAACGATACGATCATCGTCTACGATCGCATCCGGGAGAATATCCGCGACAAGGTGGACATGACCCTGCCCAAGGTGATCAACCTGAGCATCAATCAGACTCTGAGCCGGACCATCCTTACCTCCGGAACCACCCTGATGGTCGTGCTCTGCCTGGTCTTGCTGGGCGGCGGCGTGATCCACGACTTCGCCCTGGCCCTGCTCATCGGCATCGCCGTGGGGACCTTCTCCTCCATCTTCATCGCCAGCCCGATCCTGCTGGGCCTGTCCAAGATCGCGGACGTGGACCTGGAGGCCGAACGGGCGACCGACACCGTCGCGGTGTGA
- a CDS encoding beta-barrel assembly-enhancing protease: protein MLAFSAIRPPTASAQLSLGRFTISDEIELGRKFNILIRSRMPLVEDPEVLTYVESVVEQLRVHMPPQPFPIQVGVIRHGALNAFAGPGGHIFVHTGLLQHLDNESEFAGVVAHELAHVSQRHIASRIEKAQLVNLASLLGILAGVFLGGDAQSAMVYGSVAAGHSAMLAYSREDEREADQVGMNYLVAAGFPPQGMVQSFETIRKLRWLGGSFPLYLSTHPGVEERISYLKDRVDRMPPEVRNRQERNTAYQRARMLVMARYTEPDKALAFFHEDRLDPCLNTLGKAIALDRGNQILEARSAFEQALACASGDSLVLREAGDFFLRQGDFDVAVRHLQDAVLRNPKDQMALYHYARARIALGQPTEAIPLLERILAQLPEQSAVHALLGRVLGQEGRLFSAHLHLAYAALYSRDKRQYQFHLTRAQEHSHTRDEAELSKLREVFKEREEFL from the coding sequence GTGCTGGCCTTTTCCGCGATACGGCCCCCAACGGCTTCCGCCCAATTGTCCCTGGGCCGGTTTACCATCTCCGATGAAATCGAACTGGGCCGTAAATTCAACATTCTGATCAGGTCCCGCATGCCCCTGGTCGAGGATCCGGAAGTCCTCACCTATGTCGAAAGCGTCGTGGAGCAGTTACGGGTCCATATGCCGCCACAGCCGTTCCCCATTCAGGTCGGGGTGATCCGGCATGGTGCGCTCAACGCCTTTGCCGGGCCCGGGGGCCACATCTTCGTCCATACAGGCCTTTTGCAACACCTGGACAATGAATCGGAGTTCGCCGGGGTCGTGGCCCACGAACTGGCCCACGTTTCCCAACGCCACATCGCCAGCCGCATTGAAAAGGCCCAACTCGTCAATCTTGCGTCCTTGCTCGGAATTCTGGCCGGAGTTTTTCTGGGAGGAGACGCCCAGTCCGCCATGGTTTACGGGTCGGTGGCCGCTGGGCACAGTGCCATGCTCGCCTACAGTCGAGAGGATGAAAGGGAAGCCGACCAGGTTGGGATGAACTATCTCGTGGCCGCCGGATTTCCACCACAAGGCATGGTCCAATCCTTTGAAACCATCCGGAAGCTGCGCTGGCTCGGCGGCTCGTTCCCTTTGTATCTGAGCACCCACCCTGGAGTTGAAGAGCGGATTTCCTATCTCAAGGATCGCGTGGACAGAATGCCCCCGGAAGTCCGGAACCGCCAGGAGCGCAACACCGCCTACCAGCGGGCCCGGATGCTGGTCATGGCCCGCTATACGGAACCGGACAAAGCCTTGGCCTTTTTTCATGAGGACAGGCTTGATCCCTGCCTGAACACCCTCGGAAAAGCCATTGCTCTGGATCGGGGCAACCAAATCCTTGAAGCTCGATCCGCTTTTGAACAGGCCTTGGCCTGTGCTTCCGGAGACTCCCTGGTCCTGCGGGAGGCAGGTGACTTTTTTCTGCGCCAGGGGGATTTCGACGTCGCGGTTCGCCACCTCCAGGATGCGGTTCTGCGCAACCCCAAGGACCAAATGGCGCTCTATCATTACGCCAGAGCGCGAATCGCCCTTGGCCAACCCACCGAAGCCATTCCTCTTTTGGAACGCATCCTGGCTCAGCTTCCCGAGCAGTCCGCGGTTCATGCCTTGTTGGGCAGAGTCCTTGGACAGGAAGGGCGTCTTTTTTCCGCGCATCTCCATCTCGCCTATGCCGCTCTCTATTCCAGAGACAAACGGCAATACCAGTTTCATCTGACGCGGGCTCAGGAGCATTCACATACCCGGGATGAAGCCGAACTAAGCAAACTTCGCGAGGTGTTCAAGGAACGTGAAGAGTTTTTGTAA
- the pth gene encoding aminoacyl-tRNA hydrolase has translation MQSRGFRGLIVGLGNPGPEYERTPHNMGFLALDALFSASPNVWQAVKAPVGKCELHRGESNGSTWLAVKPLTYMNRSGDAVGPLARWYRIPAEQILVVHDELDLPPGVLRFKMGGGAAGHKGILSIVQSLGTNAFPRLRVGIGRPPSGHDPAGYVLRPFHGEGLAALSGTLATAVTAVTMFCTNGLAAGMQELHGSQRKAELRAKPTDPPLISHERKL, from the coding sequence ATGCAAAGCCGAGGCTTTCGCGGGCTCATTGTTGGTCTGGGCAATCCCGGCCCGGAATACGAGCGCACTCCGCACAACATGGGTTTTTTGGCCCTGGATGCTCTTTTTTCCGCTTCTCCAAACGTTTGGCAAGCCGTAAAGGCTCCAGTGGGAAAGTGTGAACTCCATCGAGGAGAGAGCAACGGCTCAACCTGGTTGGCCGTCAAACCCTTGACCTACATGAATCGCAGCGGAGACGCCGTTGGACCGCTGGCCCGATGGTACCGCATCCCCGCGGAGCAAATCCTCGTGGTTCATGATGAACTTGACCTCCCTCCCGGCGTCCTGCGCTTCAAAATGGGAGGAGGCGCCGCCGGGCACAAGGGGATACTGTCCATCGTTCAATCCTTGGGAACAAACGCTTTCCCCAGGCTGCGCGTCGGCATAGGCCGTCCTCCGTCCGGTCATGATCCGGCGGGTTATGTCTTGCGCCCCTTTCACGGAGAAGGGCTGGCCGCCCTTTCCGGGACACTGGCCACGGCGGTCACGGCGGTCACGATGTTTTGCACCAACGGGTTGGCCGCGGGAATGCAAGAATTACACGGCAGTCAACGGAAAGCCGAGCTTCGAGCCAAACCGACCGACCCCCCTTTGATTTCTCATGAGAGAAAATTATAG
- a CDS encoding ammonium transporter, with amino-acid sequence MLLEVSYALDTFYFLMSGMLVMWMAAGFTMLESGLVRSKNTVEILTKNIGLYSIACIMYMLVGYNIMYGDSSSSIIPGLSFLVGGDNSVADVVAGGEDAPYYSNIADFFFQVVFVATAMSIISGAVAERMKLWSFFVFAVVLTGFIYPIQGYWSWGGGFLDGLGYSDYAGSGIVHMAGASAALAAVLLLGARKGKYGPDGQINPIPGANMPLATLGTFILWMGWFGFNGGSELKVSDVESANAVAMVFANTNLAAAAGVIAGLITARALFGKADLTMGLNGALAGLVAITAGPDTPSMLLATIIGAVGGVIVVFSIVALDKLRIDDPVGAISVHGVVGIWGLLAVLLSNEDATLVGQLAGIVCIFGFVFVTSLILWMILKATMGIRVDEEMEYQGMDLAECGLEAYPEFTGSGGSRK; translated from the coding sequence ATGTTGCTTGAAGTCAGTTACGCTCTGGATACCTTCTATTTCCTGATGTCCGGGATGCTGGTCATGTGGATGGCCGCCGGGTTCACCATGCTGGAGTCCGGGCTGGTCCGCTCCAAAAACACCGTGGAAATCTTGACCAAAAATATCGGCCTCTACTCCATCGCCTGCATCATGTACATGCTTGTGGGCTACAACATCATGTATGGAGACTCTTCCAGTTCGATCATCCCCGGCTTGAGTTTTCTGGTTGGCGGAGACAATTCCGTCGCCGATGTCGTCGCTGGTGGCGAGGACGCCCCATACTATTCGAACATCGCCGACTTTTTCTTTCAGGTCGTCTTCGTGGCCACGGCCATGTCGATCATTTCCGGCGCCGTGGCCGAGCGGATGAAGCTCTGGTCGTTCTTCGTCTTCGCCGTGGTCCTGACGGGCTTCATCTATCCCATCCAGGGGTACTGGAGTTGGGGTGGTGGTTTTCTCGACGGGCTGGGATACTCGGATTACGCCGGATCAGGCATTGTGCATATGGCCGGTGCGAGCGCCGCCTTGGCCGCGGTCCTGCTGCTCGGGGCCCGTAAGGGGAAATACGGTCCGGACGGGCAGATCAACCCGATCCCCGGCGCGAACATGCCTTTGGCGACCTTGGGGACGTTCATCCTCTGGATGGGGTGGTTCGGGTTCAACGGCGGTTCCGAGTTGAAGGTGTCCGACGTGGAGTCGGCCAATGCCGTGGCCATGGTCTTCGCGAATACAAATTTGGCCGCCGCTGCTGGGGTCATCGCCGGACTCATCACTGCACGGGCGCTTTTCGGTAAAGCGGACCTGACCATGGGACTGAACGGAGCCCTGGCCGGTCTGGTGGCCATCACCGCGGGGCCGGACACGCCCTCCATGCTCCTGGCGACCATTATCGGCGCTGTCGGCGGCGTCATCGTCGTCTTCTCCATCGTCGCCTTGGACAAATTGCGCATCGACGATCCGGTGGGCGCGATTTCCGTACACGGCGTGGTCGGCATCTGGGGGCTGCTCGCGGTGCTTCTGTCCAACGAGGACGCGACCCTGGTGGGCCAGTTGGCCGGCATCGTGTGCATCTTCGGGTTCGTTTTCGTCACCAGCTTGATCCTCTGGATGATCCTGAAGGCGACCATGGGGATCCGCGTGGACGAGGAAATGGAATATCAGGGCATGGACCTGGCCGAATGCGGTCTCGAAGCCTACCCGGAGTTCACCGGATCGGGGGGCTCCCGAAAGTAA
- a CDS encoding ribose-phosphate pyrophosphokinase yields MALHGELKILSGSANPPLAKAICDHLGTRLTPCLVETFSDGEIRVEIGDNVRGDDVFVVQPTCAPVNYNLMELCLVLDALKRASAKRVTAVIPYYGYARQDRKVVPRAPISAKLVADFLTVAGVHRLLTIDLHAGQIQGFFNIPVDNLYAAPILLDNIKKLTDVPEDLVIVSPDAGGTERARAYAKRLCASLAIIDKRRVCPNQAEAMNVIGDVENKVAVVLDDMIDTAGTMVQAAKVLMDKGAKSVVACATHGVLSGPAVKRLQDSAFNQVYVTDTIPLKSEALACDKIHALSVASILAKAVHNIHTESSVSVLFV; encoded by the coding sequence ATGGCTCTCCATGGCGAACTGAAAATCCTCTCCGGTTCCGCGAACCCTCCCCTGGCCAAGGCCATCTGCGATCACCTGGGTACCAGATTGACGCCTTGCCTGGTTGAAACATTCAGCGACGGAGAGATTCGCGTCGAGATCGGCGACAATGTCCGCGGAGACGATGTCTTCGTCGTGCAGCCCACCTGTGCCCCCGTCAACTACAACCTGATGGAACTGTGCCTTGTGCTGGACGCTCTGAAGCGAGCCAGTGCCAAGCGGGTCACCGCCGTGATTCCGTATTACGGCTACGCCCGGCAAGATCGCAAGGTGGTCCCCCGTGCGCCTATCAGCGCGAAGCTCGTGGCCGACTTTCTGACCGTCGCCGGTGTGCATCGCCTGTTGACCATTGATCTTCATGCCGGACAGATTCAGGGTTTTTTCAACATTCCCGTGGACAATCTCTACGCGGCCCCGATTCTGCTCGACAATATCAAGAAATTGACCGACGTTCCCGAAGACTTGGTTATCGTTTCACCCGATGCCGGCGGTACGGAGCGTGCCCGGGCCTATGCCAAACGCCTTTGCGCGAGCTTGGCCATCATCGATAAACGCCGGGTCTGCCCCAATCAGGCTGAAGCCATGAACGTCATCGGCGACGTGGAAAACAAGGTCGCGGTGGTGCTCGACGACATGATCGACACCGCCGGGACCATGGTCCAGGCAGCCAAAGTGCTCATGGACAAGGGGGCAAAAAGCGTCGTGGCTTGCGCCACGCATGGCGTTCTTTCCGGTCCCGCCGTGAAGCGCTTGCAGGATTCGGCCTTCAACCAAGTTTACGTTACGGACACGATTCCCTTGAAAAGCGAGGCCCTAGCCTGCGACAAGATCCATGCGCTGTCCGTGGCCAGCATCCTGGCCAAGGCGGTGCACAACATCCACACCGAATCCTCGGTCAGCGTCCTCTTTGTCTAA
- the rho gene encoding transcription termination factor Rho, which produces MNLSELKTKSMYELTELANQFKVENPSNLRKQELIFALLQACSSQNGSIFGEGVLEILPDGFGFLRSQMYSYMPGPDDIYISPSQIRRFGLRTGDVISGQIRPPKDGERYFALLKVKEIGFAPPEKSKQLVLFDNLTPIYPDKRFVIENGKENYASRIIDLLTPIGMGQRGLIVAPPRTGKTVLLQTIANSISTNHPDIYLIVLLIDERPEEVTDMARTVNAEVVSSTFDEPPTRHVQVAEMVLEKAKRLVERKYDVVILLDSITRLGRAYNTVTPSSGRVLSGGLDANALQRPKRFFGAARNIEQGGSLSIIATALIDTGSRMDEVIFEEFKGTGNMEIYLDRHLADKRMFPAIDINRSGTRKEELLLSEDVLNRVWILRKVLSPMNTHDSMDFLLGKMRGSKGNREFLDMMNK; this is translated from the coding sequence ATGAACTTGTCCGAATTGAAAACCAAGTCCATGTATGAGTTGACTGAACTGGCGAACCAGTTCAAGGTGGAGAACCCGAGCAACTTGCGGAAACAGGAGCTTATTTTCGCGCTTCTGCAAGCCTGCTCATCACAAAACGGCTCCATATTCGGAGAAGGCGTATTGGAGATTCTTCCCGACGGGTTCGGCTTTCTTCGTTCGCAGATGTACAGCTACATGCCCGGGCCGGACGACATCTACATATCTCCATCCCAAATTCGACGATTCGGTTTGCGTACCGGCGACGTCATCTCCGGACAAATCCGCCCCCCCAAAGACGGCGAGCGATATTTCGCCTTGCTCAAGGTCAAGGAAATCGGCTTCGCCCCACCGGAAAAGTCCAAGCAACTGGTCCTGTTCGACAACTTGACTCCCATTTACCCGGACAAGCGCTTTGTCATCGAAAACGGCAAGGAAAACTACGCTTCGCGGATCATTGATCTGCTCACGCCCATCGGCATGGGACAACGCGGACTGATCGTCGCGCCGCCGCGAACCGGGAAAACCGTTCTGCTGCAAACCATCGCCAACTCCATCAGCACCAACCATCCGGACATCTACCTGATCGTGCTGTTGATCGACGAACGTCCGGAAGAGGTCACGGACATGGCGCGGACCGTCAACGCGGAGGTCGTCAGCTCCACCTTCGACGAGCCCCCGACCAGGCATGTGCAGGTTGCCGAAATGGTTCTGGAAAAAGCCAAGCGCTTGGTGGAGCGCAAGTACGACGTCGTGATTCTCCTCGACAGCATCACCCGCCTGGGACGCGCGTACAACACGGTCACCCCCTCTTCCGGTCGCGTCCTGTCCGGCGGCCTGGACGCCAACGCCCTCCAGCGCCCGAAACGATTTTTCGGCGCGGCGCGAAACATTGAGCAAGGCGGAAGCCTGAGCATCATTGCCACGGCATTGATCGACACCGGGTCGCGCATGGACGAGGTCATCTTCGAGGAGTTCAAGGGAACCGGTAACATGGAGATCTATCTGGACAGGCATCTGGCCGACAAACGCATGTTTCCGGCCATCGACATCAACCGCTCCGGGACCCGCAAGGAGGAACTCCTGCTCAGCGAGGACGTCCTGAATCGCGTCTGGATTTTGCGCAAGGTGCTTTCTCCCATGAATACCCACGATTCCATGGACTTTCTGCTGGGCAAGATGCGCGGCAGCAAAGGCAACCGCGAGTTTTTGGACATGATGAACAAATAG
- a CDS encoding 50S ribosomal protein L25/general stress protein Ctc, with product MSNQSTLSVDVRSETGTGQCRRLRNKASVPGIFYNAQGANVLFSAERTPLQKLYNKVGLSQVFQLEIKQDGEAQRHPAIIRDIQYHPVKGAITHVDFFGVDLTKKINVYIPVEVTGKPKGVVLGGMLEIFRDELEVVGLPMSIPKKIVIDVTALEINHNVHVQDLKLPDNVEFVFEDNFAVVGVVSPSAGDSETEEGEAEKGE from the coding sequence ATGTCCAATCAATCAACCCTTAGCGTCGATGTCCGCTCTGAAACCGGTACGGGGCAATGTCGCAGGCTGCGCAACAAGGCTTCTGTCCCGGGCATTTTTTACAATGCCCAAGGAGCGAACGTGCTTTTTTCCGCTGAGCGGACACCGCTTCAAAAACTGTACAACAAGGTCGGGCTCTCGCAGGTCTTTCAACTGGAAATCAAACAAGACGGTGAAGCCCAGCGACATCCGGCGATCATCCGTGATATTCAGTACCATCCCGTCAAGGGTGCCATCACCCATGTCGATTTTTTCGGAGTGGACTTGACCAAGAAGATCAATGTCTACATCCCCGTTGAAGTCACCGGCAAGCCCAAAGGCGTCGTTCTCGGCGGCATGCTGGAAATTTTTCGGGACGAACTTGAGGTCGTCGGTCTCCCTATGTCCATTCCGAAGAAAATCGTCATCGACGTCACGGCGTTGGAAATCAACCACAACGTGCATGTTCAGGACCTGAAGCTCCCCGATAACGTGGAGTTCGTATTTGAAGACAACTTCGCGGTGGTCGGCGTCGTCAGCCCCTCGGCCGGCGATTCCGAGACCGAGGAAGGGGAAGCGGAAAAGGGCGAGTAA
- a CDS encoding P-II family nitrogen regulator, giving the protein MKWITAVIKPFKLDDVRTALMEIGVQGLTVTEVKGFGRQKGHTEVYRGAEYVVDFRPKLKLEAAIADDQVDKVIQTIQKAAHTGKIGDGKVFVFDLEKCLRIRTGETGTEAL; this is encoded by the coding sequence ATGAAATGGATCACAGCAGTCATCAAGCCGTTCAAGCTGGACGATGTCCGGACCGCGCTCATGGAAATCGGCGTTCAGGGATTGACCGTGACCGAGGTTAAAGGGTTCGGGCGACAGAAGGGGCACACGGAAGTGTATCGCGGGGCGGAGTATGTCGTGGACTTCCGGCCAAAGCTCAAATTGGAAGCGGCGATTGCCGACGATCAGGTGGACAAGGTGATTCAGACCATTCAGAAAGCCGCCCATACCGGAAAGATCGGCGACGGAAAGGTTTTTGTCTTTGACCTGGAAAAATGCCTTCGGATCCGGACCGGGGAAACCGGAACGGAAGCCCTGTAA